The following proteins come from a genomic window of Mycobacterium sp. DL:
- a CDS encoding glycerol-3-phosphate dehydrogenase/oxidase, which translates to MSTAQPLSPFERSEALRRLSTEELDILVIGGGVVGGGAALDAATRGLKVGLVEARDYASGTSSRSSKLFHGGLRYLEQFNFALVFEALRERSLVLNTLCPHLARPVPFIYPLEKKIDRGYVGLGIGVYDVMGAGRGVPGHHRHLSRRKTLESFPSGNRSAIRGAVRFYEGQVDDARHTMMLCRTAAQFGALCANSARVIGFLREGERVVGATVRDLESGREFDIRAREVINAAGVWTDEIQEMVGGRGQFKVRASKGIHLVIPRNRINSATGIITRTEKSLLFIIPWGSHWIIGTTDTDWDLDLAHPAASQTDIDYLLAHANSLLADPLTRDDVVGVYAGLRPLLSGESDSTSKLSREHAVSSPVRGLTVIAGGKYTTYRVMAEDAVDSAVHGLERKVPASCTERVPLVGADGYVAAWNSRRLTADRVGLRESTIEHLLGRYGTLITELLELIEKQPELGESLAGADEYLKVEAYYAASHEGARHLEDVLTRRTRISIEVPDRGIAAAREIAELIAPVLDWDDTDIARELEHYDARVAAERDSQHQADDLTADASRLGAPDVRLGTSQQSGGL; encoded by the coding sequence ATGAGCACTGCACAACCCTTGAGCCCTTTTGAGCGTTCAGAGGCCCTACGCAGGCTGAGCACCGAAGAACTCGACATTCTTGTCATCGGTGGAGGGGTGGTCGGCGGCGGGGCCGCGCTCGACGCTGCCACGCGGGGCTTGAAGGTGGGACTGGTCGAGGCCCGAGACTACGCATCCGGCACGTCGAGCCGTTCCAGCAAGTTGTTCCACGGCGGGTTGCGCTATCTGGAGCAGTTCAATTTCGCCCTGGTATTCGAAGCGCTGCGTGAGCGCAGCCTGGTGTTGAACACGCTGTGCCCGCATCTGGCCCGCCCAGTGCCGTTCATCTATCCACTGGAGAAGAAAATCGACCGCGGCTACGTGGGGCTGGGTATCGGAGTCTACGACGTGATGGGTGCCGGACGCGGTGTGCCAGGCCATCATCGGCACCTGAGCCGGCGAAAAACCCTGGAGTCCTTCCCCTCCGGCAATCGATCCGCCATCCGCGGCGCTGTGCGTTTCTACGAGGGACAGGTCGATGACGCGCGGCACACCATGATGCTCTGCCGGACGGCAGCTCAGTTTGGTGCCTTGTGCGCGAACAGTGCGCGGGTCATCGGATTCCTTCGAGAAGGTGAGCGTGTGGTCGGAGCCACGGTGCGGGATCTGGAGAGTGGGCGCGAGTTCGACATCCGGGCCCGTGAGGTGATCAACGCCGCCGGGGTGTGGACCGACGAAATTCAGGAGATGGTCGGGGGCCGAGGACAATTCAAGGTGCGGGCATCCAAGGGGATTCACCTCGTGATCCCGAGGAACCGAATCAACTCGGCGACGGGAATCATCACCCGTACTGAGAAGAGCCTGCTGTTCATCATCCCGTGGGGCAGCCACTGGATCATCGGTACGACGGACACCGACTGGGACCTCGACCTCGCCCACCCCGCCGCCAGCCAAACCGACATCGATTACCTTTTGGCCCATGCGAACTCGCTGCTAGCCGATCCGCTCACCCGGGATGACGTCGTCGGGGTCTACGCCGGACTGCGGCCACTGCTCTCCGGAGAATCCGACTCGACCAGCAAGCTGTCGCGAGAGCACGCCGTCTCCAGTCCGGTGCGCGGCCTCACCGTGATCGCCGGAGGCAAGTACACGACCTACCGGGTCATGGCCGAAGACGCGGTGGACTCGGCGGTGCACGGACTCGAACGAAAGGTGCCGGCGTCCTGCACCGAACGCGTTCCGCTCGTCGGGGCCGACGGGTATGTCGCTGCGTGGAATTCGCGCCGGTTGACCGCGGACCGGGTGGGTCTGCGAGAATCCACGATCGAGCATCTGCTGGGGCGCTACGGCACGCTGATCACCGAGCTGCTGGAACTGATCGAGAAGCAGCCAGAACTCGGCGAGTCCCTCGCCGGTGCCGACGAGTATCTCAAGGTGGAGGCGTACTACGCCGCCAGCCACGAGGGTGCTCGGCATCTGGAGGATGTACTCACCCGACGCACCCGGATCTCGATCGAGGTCCCCGACCGGGGCATCGCCGCCGCCCGCGAGATCGCCGAATTGATCGCACCGGTGCTGGACTGGGACGACACCGACATCGCGCGTGAACTCGAACATTACGACGCGCGGGTCGCCGCAGAGAGGGATTCCCAGCACCAGGCAGACGACCTGACTGCCGACGCGTCCCGACTCGGCGCCCCCGATGTCCGCCTCGGAACGTCGCAGCAGAGCGGGGGTCTGTGA
- the mca gene encoding mycothiol conjugate amidase Mca, whose product MSELRLMAVHAHPDDESSKGAATMARYADEGARVMVVTLTGGERGDILNPAMDLPDVHGRMTEIRRDEMARAAEILGVEHHWLGFVDSGLPEGDPLPPLPEGCFALEPLEIPTEALVRVIRDFKPHVMTTYDENGGYPHPDHIRCHQVSVAAYEAAADHHLFPDAGEPWNVHKLYYNHGFLRQRMQVLQDEFAKHGQEGPFAKWLEKWDPDDDLLAKRVTTRIECSKYFAQRDEALLAHATQIDPNSFFFSTPIEWQQRLWSTEEYELARSRVPVRLPETDLFAGIEGRG is encoded by the coding sequence TTGAGCGAACTGCGGTTGATGGCCGTACACGCCCACCCGGACGATGAGTCCAGCAAGGGTGCGGCGACCATGGCGCGCTACGCCGACGAGGGCGCGCGCGTCATGGTGGTGACCCTCACCGGTGGCGAGCGCGGCGACATCCTCAATCCGGCGATGGACCTGCCCGATGTGCACGGCCGGATGACGGAGATCCGTCGAGACGAGATGGCCAGGGCCGCGGAGATCCTCGGGGTCGAGCACCACTGGCTGGGTTTCGTCGACTCCGGGCTGCCCGAAGGTGATCCACTGCCCCCGCTGCCGGAGGGCTGCTTCGCGCTCGAACCGCTGGAGATCCCCACCGAGGCGCTGGTGCGGGTGATCCGTGACTTCAAACCCCACGTGATGACCACCTACGACGAGAACGGCGGATATCCGCACCCTGACCACATCCGCTGCCATCAGGTGTCCGTCGCCGCCTACGAAGCGGCCGCCGATCACCACCTGTTCCCTGACGCCGGCGAACCGTGGAACGTGCACAAGCTGTACTACAACCACGGGTTCCTGCGGCAACGCATGCAGGTGCTGCAGGACGAGTTCGCCAAGCACGGCCAGGAGGGCCCGTTCGCGAAGTGGCTGGAGAAGTGGGATCCCGACGACGATCTGCTGGCCAAGCGGGTGACCACCCGGATCGAATGTTCGAAGTATTTCGCCCAGCGTGATGAGGCACTGCTCGCGCACGCCACCCAGATCGATCCGAACAGCTTCTTCTTCAGCACGCCCATCGAGTGGCAGCAGCGTCTCTGGTCGACGGAGGAGTACGAGTTGGCGCGGTCGCGGGTCCCGGTGCGACTGCCCGAGACCGACCTGTTCGCCGGAATCGAGGGACGCGGGTGA
- the glpK gene encoding glycerol kinase GlpK has protein sequence MTEYYVAALDQGTTSSRCMVFDRHGHMVSIAQRAHQQFFPGPGHVEHDAEQIWQTIRSIIPEALADAGIGADQIIGLGITNQRETTVVWDRHTGRPVHRAIVWQDMRTVDIITRIARDFDASDITARTGLPLSTYFSGPRMRWLFDQDSSLRPRAERGDILFGTIDSWLLWNLTGGVDGGVHATDVTNASRTLLMNLQTLDWDDELLAIFDIPLQMLPQIRPTLAHFGATRDPIEGIEVTALIGDQQAALFGQTAFDAGAAKCTFGTGSFLLLNTGADIVSSSHGLISTVAYAIEGESPVYALEGSIAVAGALVDWCRTTLGFIDASPEIETVANTVADNGGCYIVPAFSGLLAPYWDHAAQGIVVGLTGYTSRGHLARAILEAVAFQVCDVVDAMDSDAGLSTRSLAVDGGMTSNNLLMQTVADLLGVPVVRPMMTETVALGAAYAAGLSAGYWPDKAVLRRNWQRAAEWLPAMEDSRREAERARWFEAVQLASEWGRARR, from the coding sequence GTGACCGAGTACTACGTCGCCGCGCTGGACCAGGGGACGACGTCGAGCAGGTGCATGGTGTTCGACCGGCATGGCCATATGGTTTCCATTGCCCAGCGCGCTCACCAGCAGTTCTTTCCCGGTCCGGGGCATGTCGAACATGACGCCGAACAGATCTGGCAAACGATCCGCTCGATCATCCCGGAGGCGCTCGCCGACGCCGGTATCGGCGCTGACCAGATCATCGGGCTGGGAATCACCAATCAGCGCGAAACCACAGTCGTCTGGGACCGCCACACGGGACGGCCGGTGCACCGCGCCATCGTCTGGCAGGACATGCGCACCGTGGACATCATCACCAGGATCGCCCGCGACTTCGACGCATCCGATATCACTGCCCGTACCGGTCTGCCACTGTCCACCTATTTCTCCGGACCGCGGATGCGCTGGCTGTTCGACCAGGATTCCAGCCTTCGTCCGAGAGCTGAGCGTGGCGACATCCTTTTCGGCACGATCGACAGCTGGCTGCTGTGGAACCTGACCGGAGGAGTGGACGGCGGCGTGCACGCCACCGACGTCACCAATGCGAGCCGGACTCTGCTGATGAACCTGCAGACACTCGACTGGGATGACGAACTGTTAGCGATCTTCGACATTCCCCTTCAGATGTTGCCGCAGATCAGACCAACCCTGGCCCACTTCGGCGCCACCCGGGATCCCATCGAAGGCATCGAGGTGACCGCGCTGATCGGCGACCAGCAGGCGGCGCTGTTCGGACAGACTGCCTTCGACGCAGGTGCGGCGAAGTGCACTTTCGGCACCGGGAGCTTTCTGCTTCTCAACACTGGTGCCGACATCGTCTCGTCGAGCCACGGGTTGATCAGCACGGTCGCCTATGCGATCGAGGGCGAGTCGCCGGTCTACGCGCTCGAAGGGTCCATCGCGGTAGCAGGTGCTCTCGTGGACTGGTGCCGTACCACCCTGGGTTTCATCGACGCCTCTCCCGAGATCGAGACCGTCGCGAACACCGTCGCCGACAACGGCGGCTGCTATATCGTGCCCGCCTTCTCCGGACTTCTTGCGCCGTACTGGGATCACGCGGCGCAAGGGATCGTTGTGGGTCTCACCGGTTACACGAGTCGGGGTCACCTTGCCCGGGCGATCCTCGAGGCTGTCGCATTCCAGGTGTGCGACGTCGTCGACGCAATGGACTCCGATGCCGGTCTGTCGACCCGATCGCTCGCTGTCGACGGTGGAATGACTTCCAACAACCTGCTCATGCAGACGGTGGCGGACCTTCTCGGGGTGCCCGTGGTGCGTCCGATGATGACCGAGACGGTGGCGCTCGGCGCTGCCTATGCCGCTGGCCTCAGCGCCGGGTACTGGCCGGACAAAGCGGTGCTGCGGCGGAACTGGCAGCGCGCCGCCGAGTGGTTGCCGGCGATGGAGGATTCACGGCGTGAGGCCGAACGTGCCCGCTGGTTCGAGGCTGTGCAACTCGCATCGGAATGGGGTCGGGCAAGACGATGA
- the glpK gene encoding glycerol kinase GlpK — translation MPEFVGAIDQGTTSTRFMIFDHAGNEVSKHQLEHEQIMPRPGWVEHNPVEIWERSTSVLQTAINSAKLQPSDLAALGITNQRETTVVWNKKTGRPYYNAIVWQDTRTDKIATALEREGKGDVIREKAGLPPATYFSGGKIAWILDNVPAARADAENGDALFGNTDSWLLWNLTGGVDGGIHVTDVTNASRTMLMNLETLDWDDELLGFFNIPRAMLPQIRPSSDPDLYGRTCSRTPYGGIALSGALGDQQAAMFGQVCFAPGEAKNTYGTGNFLLLNTGTDLVRSKNGLLTTVCYQFGTDAPVYALEGSIAVTGSAVQWLRDQLGIIAGASEVETLARQVEDNGGIYFVPAFSGLFAPYWRSDARGAIVGLSRFNTNAHLARATLESICYQSRDVAEAMEADSGVHLEVLKVDGGVTANNLCMQLQADILGVPVSRPVVAETTALGAAYAAGLAVGFWNDTDELRENWNESRRWTPAWSVEQRTEGYAGWKKAVQRSLDWVDVG, via the coding sequence ATGCCTGAGTTCGTAGGCGCGATCGATCAAGGCACGACGAGTACTCGGTTCATGATCTTCGATCATGCCGGGAACGAAGTGAGCAAACATCAACTCGAGCACGAGCAGATCATGCCCCGACCCGGTTGGGTGGAGCACAACCCGGTGGAGATCTGGGAACGCTCCACGTCGGTGCTGCAGACCGCGATCAACAGCGCCAAGCTGCAGCCGAGTGACCTTGCGGCGCTTGGTATCACCAACCAGCGCGAGACCACCGTGGTGTGGAACAAGAAGACCGGGCGCCCGTACTACAACGCGATCGTGTGGCAGGACACCAGGACCGACAAGATCGCCACCGCCCTGGAGAGAGAGGGCAAGGGCGACGTGATCCGGGAGAAGGCCGGTCTGCCGCCGGCAACCTATTTCTCGGGCGGCAAGATCGCGTGGATTCTCGACAACGTTCCCGCAGCCCGCGCAGACGCCGAGAACGGTGACGCACTTTTTGGCAACACCGACTCATGGCTGCTGTGGAACCTCACCGGCGGAGTGGACGGCGGTATCCACGTCACCGACGTCACCAACGCCAGCCGGACGATGTTGATGAACCTGGAGACACTTGATTGGGACGATGAGTTGCTCGGGTTCTTCAACATCCCGCGGGCGATGCTGCCCCAGATCCGGCCGTCATCGGATCCGGACCTGTACGGGCGGACATGCTCGAGGACCCCCTACGGCGGAATCGCACTCAGCGGCGCTCTCGGCGACCAGCAGGCGGCGATGTTCGGCCAGGTCTGCTTCGCGCCGGGGGAAGCCAAGAACACCTACGGCACAGGCAACTTCCTGCTCCTCAACACCGGGACTGACCTGGTCCGCAGCAAGAACGGGCTGCTTACCACGGTGTGCTACCAGTTCGGCACCGATGCCCCCGTCTACGCGCTTGAAGGGTCCATCGCGGTAACTGGGTCGGCGGTGCAGTGGCTGCGCGACCAATTGGGGATCATCGCGGGCGCAAGCGAGGTGGAGACTCTGGCGCGCCAAGTCGAGGACAACGGCGGAATCTACTTCGTCCCAGCATTTTCGGGCCTGTTCGCCCCCTACTGGCGCAGCGATGCTCGCGGCGCCATCGTCGGCCTGAGCCGGTTCAACACCAACGCCCACCTCGCACGCGCCACCCTCGAATCGATCTGCTACCAGAGTCGTGACGTCGCCGAGGCCATGGAAGCAGATTCGGGTGTGCACCTCGAGGTGCTGAAGGTCGACGGCGGAGTGACGGCCAACAACCTGTGTATGCAACTTCAGGCAGACATCCTCGGCGTACCGGTCAGCCGCCCCGTCGTCGCCGAGACCACGGCGCTCGGTGCCGCCTACGCGGCCGGTCTGGCAGTGGGTTTCTGGAACGACACCGATGAGCTGCGCGAGAACTGGAACGAGTCCCGCCGCTGGACACCGGCCTGGAGCGTAGAGCAACGGACCGAGGGGTACGCCGGCTGGAAGAAAGCGGTCCAGCGGTCACTCGACTGGGTCGACGTCGGATGA
- the greA gene encoding transcription elongation factor GreA yields MTDTQVTWLTEEAYDRLKAELDQLIAHRPIIAAEINDRREEGDLRENGGYHAAREQQGQEEARIRQLQELLNNAKVGEAPKQSGVALPGSVVKVYYGEDENETETFLIATREQGVSDGKLEVYSPKSPLGEALIDAKVGDVRTYRIPNGNTVTVTLVSAEPYHS; encoded by the coding sequence ATGACCGACACTCAGGTCACCTGGTTGACCGAGGAGGCCTACGACCGGCTGAAGGCGGAGCTCGACCAGCTGATCGCCCACCGGCCGATCATCGCCGCAGAGATCAACGACCGCCGCGAAGAAGGCGATCTGCGGGAGAACGGCGGCTACCACGCCGCCCGCGAGCAGCAGGGCCAGGAAGAGGCCCGGATCCGTCAGCTGCAGGAACTGCTCAACAACGCCAAGGTGGGCGAGGCACCCAAGCAGTCCGGCGTGGCGCTTCCCGGCTCGGTGGTCAAGGTCTACTACGGCGAGGACGAGAACGAGACCGAGACGTTCCTGATCGCCACCCGCGAGCAGGGCGTCAGCGACGGCAAGCTCGAGGTCTACTCACCGAAGTCGCCGCTGGGCGAGGCCCTGATCGACGCCAAGGTCGGCGACGTTCGCACCTATCGGATCCCCAACGGCAACACCGTCACGGTGACACTCGTCAGCGCGGAGCCCTACCACTCCTGA
- a CDS encoding IclR family transcriptional regulator has product MSVPVQSVERAAAIIRVLAAEPEPLTLARVAEAVGLAKGTTHGLLKTLLAVGFAEQEAGTARYRIAPLLFRLGTSRIDLNLLRSRAINWTDALAARSGEATQVAAFRDGHVVTVHRIVPPNATEKSLGGGPETPLHASAVGKILLAHDVGAYRSIDSVVLDGLTFHTITNKARLDMELAGVRDEGWAGEVEECEPEIATLAAPIRNQHGSVVAAVGVGGHLDRICDPRGRPRQALVTLVVRTGRSISRELGHGRSQ; this is encoded by the coding sequence GTGTCCGTGCCGGTGCAGTCGGTAGAACGAGCGGCCGCGATCATCCGTGTGCTGGCAGCCGAACCGGAACCCCTGACCCTCGCGCGCGTCGCCGAGGCCGTCGGACTGGCCAAGGGGACAACCCACGGCCTGTTGAAGACTCTGCTGGCCGTGGGTTTCGCCGAACAGGAAGCCGGTACCGCCCGCTACCGGATCGCGCCACTGTTGTTTCGGCTCGGGACGAGTCGGATCGACCTCAATCTGCTTCGGTCCCGCGCGATCAACTGGACCGACGCTCTTGCCGCTCGATCGGGGGAGGCAACCCAGGTGGCGGCGTTCCGCGACGGTCACGTCGTGACGGTGCACCGCATCGTTCCGCCGAACGCAACCGAAAAATCCCTCGGTGGTGGACCCGAAACACCGTTGCACGCCTCCGCGGTGGGAAAGATTCTGCTGGCACACGATGTTGGGGCGTATCGCAGCATCGACAGCGTCGTGCTCGACGGCTTGACCTTCCACACGATCACCAACAAGGCCCGGCTGGACATGGAACTGGCAGGCGTGCGGGACGAGGGCTGGGCCGGTGAGGTCGAAGAATGTGAACCCGAGATCGCCACGCTGGCTGCCCCGATCCGCAACCAGCACGGATCGGTCGTGGCCGCGGTCGGCGTCGGCGGCCATCTCGACCGGATCTGTGACCCGCGTGGCCGACCACGCCAGGCGCTGGTCACGCTGGTCGTGCGCACAGGCCGGTCCATCTCCCGTGAGCTCGGGCACGGGAGGAGTCAGTGA
- a CDS encoding DUF4307 domain-containing protein, whose amino-acid sequence MIERPTARYGRQQLPRRTRRWIAIGFTVLVVITGVAIAAVAFVRFGAGDVKGEVAGYRIVDGNTVEVTVSVTRDDPSQPVVCIIRARSYEGIETGRREVLVTPSTAATVQVTALVTSSRPPAVGDVYGCGSDVPPYLVGG is encoded by the coding sequence ATGATCGAGCGTCCCACCGCCCGTTACGGACGGCAGCAGCTGCCCCGGCGTACGCGGCGCTGGATCGCCATCGGCTTCACCGTGCTGGTGGTCATCACCGGCGTGGCGATCGCCGCGGTGGCCTTCGTGCGATTCGGCGCCGGCGACGTCAAGGGTGAAGTGGCCGGTTACCGGATCGTCGATGGCAACACCGTGGAGGTGACGGTCAGCGTCACCCGGGACGATCCGTCCCAGCCCGTGGTGTGCATCATTCGGGCCCGCTCCTACGAGGGCATCGAAACCGGAAGGCGCGAGGTCCTGGTGACACCGTCGACGGCGGCGACGGTGCAGGTGACAGCCTTGGTGACGTCGAGCAGACCGCCCGCGGTCGGTGACGTCTACGGCTGCGGGAGCGACGTGCCGCCGTATCTGGTGGGCGGGTAG
- a CDS encoding MIP/aquaporin family protein has translation MMAEFFGTMVLILFGVGVVAQVVAADIGDHDSIAWAWGLGVMLGIYVAGRISGAHINPAVTLALALFHGFPWRKVAPYATAQVAGAFVGALLVRWNYSEVLAKFDPGHTIKSQGVFSTLPGNGTLPVSDLGALRDQIIGTAILVLLVIAITDARNSAPLANLTPFIVGLLVVAIGMAWGTNAGYAINPARDFGPRLVSYLTGYDGAWRDQYGNLYFWVPILGPLIGAVIGGALYKYCIARFLPHEPLSPTNQ, from the coding sequence ATGATGGCCGAGTTCTTCGGCACCATGGTCCTCATCCTGTTCGGGGTGGGCGTGGTCGCGCAGGTTGTTGCCGCCGACATCGGCGATCACGACAGCATCGCCTGGGCCTGGGGCCTGGGCGTCATGCTGGGCATCTACGTCGCGGGACGGATAAGTGGTGCACACATCAACCCGGCGGTGACCCTCGCACTGGCGCTCTTCCACGGCTTTCCCTGGCGCAAGGTGGCCCCCTATGCGACCGCGCAGGTGGCGGGGGCGTTCGTCGGCGCCCTGTTGGTGCGCTGGAACTACAGCGAGGTTCTCGCCAAGTTCGACCCGGGCCACACCATCAAGAGCCAGGGTGTGTTCTCCACACTCCCCGGAAATGGAACGCTGCCGGTCAGCGACCTGGGAGCGCTTCGGGATCAGATCATCGGCACCGCCATCCTGGTCTTGCTGGTCATCGCGATCACCGATGCCCGCAACTCGGCACCGCTGGCCAACCTGACACCGTTCATCGTCGGCCTACTGGTGGTGGCGATCGGTATGGCGTGGGGCACCAACGCCGGGTACGCCATCAACCCGGCACGTGATTTCGGCCCGCGGTTGGTGTCGTACCTGACCGGATACGACGGGGCATGGCGCGATCAGTACGGGAATCTGTACTTCTGGGTACCGATCCTCGGCCCGCTGATCGGCGCGGTCATCGGTGGAGCCCTGTACAAGTACTGCATCGCACGCTTTCTGCCCCACGAACCCCTTTCACCGACCAACCAGTAG
- a CDS encoding GPP34 family phosphoprotein: MAQIAEDLFLLLVDNAAASPGLDSPRREHVLAAATLLDLAHACRIRPAVQGESVPPGRLVALNAPGFTDPVTGPAFELLQARPLKPGAAIKKLTKHTQGRLVAHLEQTGQVRRSTLSGKRFNRTSTFPLTSRDRAGPARAALLSALFDRTPPAPSTAAIITVLHAADGLGALLSLNDRGWRWVHARAGEIASGSWVDESPTALPEVNLAVTAAAVRQALAELVRS; this comes from the coding sequence ATGGCGCAGATCGCCGAGGACTTGTTCCTGCTGCTCGTCGACAACGCAGCCGCTTCACCCGGGCTGGACAGTCCGCGTCGAGAGCACGTGCTCGCCGCGGCCACCCTGCTCGACCTTGCGCACGCATGCCGTATCCGTCCGGCGGTCCAGGGCGAATCGGTTCCGCCGGGACGGTTGGTGGCGCTGAACGCCCCGGGGTTCACCGACCCTGTCACCGGACCCGCCTTCGAGTTGCTGCAGGCGCGGCCGCTGAAGCCGGGTGCGGCGATCAAGAAGCTCACGAAGCACACCCAGGGCCGACTGGTCGCGCACCTGGAGCAGACCGGGCAGGTTCGTCGAAGCACGTTGTCGGGCAAGCGGTTCAACCGCACGTCGACTTTTCCGTTGACCAGTCGGGATCGCGCCGGGCCGGCACGCGCAGCGCTGCTGTCCGCGCTGTTCGACCGGACGCCGCCGGCCCCGTCGACGGCTGCCATCATCACCGTCCTGCACGCTGCGGACGGACTCGGTGCGCTGCTCAGTCTCAACGACCGCGGGTGGCGCTGGGTGCACGCCCGCGCCGGCGAAATCGCCAGCGGCAGTTGGGTCGACGAGTCACCGACGGCACTGCCCGAGGTGAACCTCGCGGTCACCGCGGCCGCGGTCCGCCAGGCCCTGGCCGAACTCGTAAGGTCGTGA
- the glpX gene encoding class II fructose-bisphosphatase, translating to MVQSEATVLHMRPDRNLALELVRVTESGAMAAGRWVGRGDKEGGDGAAVNAMRQLVSTVAMRGVVVIGEGEKDKAPMLFNGEEVGNGDGPECDFAVDPVDGTTLMAKGMPNAISVLAVSERGSMFDPSAVFYMEKIAVGPDAADVIDITAPVAENVRRVAKAKKLSVSDIAVCILDRPRHSALIEQVRDTGARIRLIADGDVAGAIAAARPDSGTDMLIGTGGTPEGIIAAAAMRCMGGALQGRLAPKDDAERQRAIDHGHDLDRVLLTEDLVAGENVFFTATGITDSDLVRGVRYSGGGAHTQSIVMRAKSGTVRIIDAFHSLSKLQEFV from the coding sequence ATGGTGCAGAGCGAGGCCACGGTGCTGCACATGCGCCCGGACCGCAACCTGGCGCTGGAACTGGTCCGCGTCACGGAGTCCGGTGCGATGGCGGCGGGCCGCTGGGTCGGCCGCGGCGACAAGGAAGGCGGCGACGGCGCAGCGGTCAACGCGATGCGCCAACTCGTCAGCACGGTCGCGATGCGCGGCGTCGTCGTCATCGGTGAGGGCGAGAAGGACAAGGCCCCGATGCTGTTCAACGGTGAGGAGGTCGGCAACGGCGACGGACCCGAATGCGACTTCGCGGTCGACCCGGTTGACGGCACCACGCTGATGGCCAAGGGCATGCCCAACGCGATCTCAGTGCTGGCGGTCTCCGAGCGTGGCAGCATGTTCGACCCGTCCGCGGTGTTCTACATGGAGAAGATCGCTGTCGGTCCGGACGCAGCCGACGTCATCGACATCACCGCGCCCGTTGCGGAGAACGTGCGCCGGGTCGCCAAGGCGAAAAAGCTTTCGGTGTCGGATATCGCCGTGTGCATTCTCGACAGACCCCGACACAGTGCGCTGATCGAACAGGTCCGCGACACGGGGGCCCGAATCCGGCTGATCGCCGACGGCGACGTCGCCGGAGCTATTGCGGCCGCGCGTCCGGACTCCGGCACCGACATGCTGATCGGCACCGGAGGGACCCCCGAAGGCATCATCGCCGCCGCCGCGATGCGCTGTATGGGCGGCGCTCTACAGGGAAGGCTCGCGCCGAAGGATGATGCGGAACGTCAGCGCGCGATCGACCACGGGCACGATCTGGATCGCGTGCTGCTCACCGAGGACCTCGTCGCCGGCGAGAACGTGTTCTTCACCGCCACCGGTATCACCGACAGCGATCTTGTGCGCGGTGTCCGGTACAGCGGTGGCGGCGCCCATACGCAGTCAATCGTGATGCGCGCGAAATCGGGCACCGTCCGGATCATCGACGCTTTTCACAGCCTGTCGAAATTGCAGGAGTTCGTCTAA